A window of the Salvelinus alpinus chromosome 3, SLU_Salpinus.1, whole genome shotgun sequence genome harbors these coding sequences:
- the LOC139571278 gene encoding X-ray repair cross-complementing protein 5-like, whose translation MAQWNDYHHEDEDVDGEERDESGVDYKSTGRDSLVFLVDASKEMFIKGEDEEPSPFDMTMQCVRSVYTSKIISSDKDLVALVFYGTEQSKNPRNSFKHVYIYHDLDSPGARRVQDVDGLRGVKGAQVAGETMGSGNTNLGEALWCCSNLYSDIKLRLSHKRLMIFTCRDTPHGGDSERNRQARTKASDLKETGVVIDLMHLMKPGGFDVSLFFCDVVSPPEDEAELGLQMDPCGKLEDLQKRVRAKEMKKRSVARLNLCLGEGMNVAVGVYITALQARKPNAIKLYRDNNEPVRTKTRLYHTQTGSLLLPSDTKRVQVYAGRQIVMEKDEVDVIKKFSDPGLELIGFKPMERLKLHHHLRSAVFIYPEEEMVTGSACVFTALLRRCSVRNVFALCKYTRIRNSPPRFLALVPQREEVDDGQAQIAAPGFHGIFLPYADDIRTLDAPQLPTASEPQVDKMKEIVHKLRFKYRSDAFENPVLQQHYRNLEALALDLMAPEHIEDHTMPNVNMMDQRLGSLAQEFRDLVYPADYNPEGKTAPKRKPAEAAGGTEKKPKVEMSEDELRGHVQKGTLGKLTVPVLKDACKQFGVKVTGTKKQELIDALTAQLNK comes from the exons ATGGCACAGTGGAACGACTACCACCATGAGGATGAAGATGTGGATGGAGAGGAAAGGGATGAGTCTGGAG TGGACTATAAGAGCACAGGGCGTGACAGCCTGGTGTTTCTGGTGGATGCTTCCAAGGAGATGTTCATCAAGGGGGAGGATGAAGAGCCCTCGCCATTTGACATGACCATGCAG TGTGTCCGCAGCGTCTACACCAGTAAAATAATCAGCAGTGACAAGGACCTGGTGGCTCTAGTGTTCTATGGGACGGAACAGAGCAAGAACCCCAGGAACAGTTTCAAGCATGTCTATATCTACCATGACCTGGACTCACCTG gtgCCCGTCGGGTGCAGGATGTGGACGGGCTGCGTGGGGTGAAGGGTGCCCAGGTGGCAGGAGAGACCATGGGCAGTGGGAATACTAACCTGGGTGAGGCGCTGTGGTGCTGCTCCAACCTCTACAGTGACATCAAGCTTCGGCTCTCCCACAAACGCCTCATGATCTTCACCTGCCGTGACACACCACATGGGGGAGACAGCGAGCGCAACCGCCAGGCCCGCACCAAGGCTAGCGACCTCAAAGAGACCG gtgTGGTGATAGACCTGATGCATCTGATGAAGCCAGGTGGGTTCGACGTCTCGCTCTTCTTCTGTGACGTGGTGAGCCCCCCCGAGGACGAGGCTGAGCTGGGCCTGCAGATGGATCCTTGTGGGAAATTGGAGGACCTCCAGAAGAGGGTCAGAGCCAAGGAGATGAAGAAGAGATCGGTCGCAAG GTTGAATCTGTGTCTGGGGGAAGGGATGAACGTTGCAGTGGGTGTGTACATCACGGCCCTACAGGCCAGGAAGCCTAACGCCATCAAGCTCTACAGAGACAACAACGAGCCAGTCCGCACCAAGACACGCCTCTACCACACACAGACGGGCAGTCTGCTGCTCCCCAGCGACACCAAGAGGGTTCAG GTGTATGCAGGCAGGCAGATAGTGATGGAGAAAGACGAGGTGGATGTGATAAAGAAGTTTTCTGACCCGGGTCTGGAGCTGATTGGGTTCAAGCCCATGGAGCGTCTCAAACTGCACCACCACCTCAGATCTGCTGTCTTCATCTACCCAGAGGAAGAAATGGTCACAG GGAGTGCCTGTGTGTTCACAGCGTTGCTGCGCAGGTGTAGTGTGAGGAACGTATTCGCTCTGTGTAAATATACACGGATTCGTAACTCTCCCCCACGCTTCTTAGCGCTGGTGCCCCAAAGAGAAGAGGTGGATGATGGCCAAGCCCAGATTGCGGCTCCAG gCTTCCATGGCATCTTCCTGCCCTACGCGGATGACATCCGTACCCTGGACGCTCCTCAGCTCCCCACGGCTTCCGAGCCTCAGGTGGACAAGATGAAGGAGATAGTACACAAGCTGCGTTTCAAATACAG GAGTGATGCGTTTGAGAACCCAGTCCTCCAGCAGCACTACAGGAACCTGGAAGCCTTGGCTTTAGATCTCATGGCCCCAGAGCACATAGAGGATCACACCA tgcCCAATGTGAATATGATGGACCAGCGTCTTGGTTCCCTGGCTCAAGAGTTCAGAGATCTGGTGTACCCTGCTGACTACAACCCAGAGGGCAAGACTGCACCCAAACGCAAACCAG CTGAGGCGGCAGGCGGCACAGAAAAGAAGCCCAAGGTGGAGATGTCTGAGGACGAGCTGAGGGGTCACGTACAGAAAGGCACCCTGGGTAAGCTGACGGTGCCCGTGCTGAAGGACGCCTGTAAGCAGTTTGGGGTGAAGGTTACAGGGACCAAGAAACAGGAGCTAATAGACGCCCTGACTGCACAGCTCAACAAATGA